Proteins encoded within one genomic window of Pristis pectinata isolate sPriPec2 chromosome 5, sPriPec2.1.pri, whole genome shotgun sequence:
- the LOC127570674 gene encoding iroquois-class homeodomain protein irx-4-like: MSYPQFGYPYTSAPQFLMTTNPLTTCCESSGRTLTDSGAAPSAQTPVYCPVYESRLLATARHELNSAAALGMYGSPYATSQGYGNYVTYGADPSAFYSLSPFDTKDAAGSAHAGIAQAAAYYPYDPSLGQYQYDRYGAVDPGARRKNATRETTSTLKAWLQEHRKNPYPTKGEKIMLAIITKMTLTQVSTWFANARRRLKKENKMTWSPRNKCTDDKKPYDDEEDESSSRKSPEDEHNDDTTCKEDKELQLSDLDDFDGIETESDECELKGPFQQMDSGQIKVSECPADQCKKVALKIPLAASGDRYSEKVKNCLKRVMTNSEQDLMAGGQRGCESKFCFQQQQHSQQMLDSKPRIWSLAQTATSLSQAEYPSCMLKRHQQAISSSPPLTSMPTSVVDRQDSPVTTLRNWVDGVFHDPLFRHSTLNQALTNTTVSWATTKGAILDTEAMGRSLGTPTNTIKGQIPGLPQQESSKDLATFPKTGNKMFCS; encoded by the exons ATGTCGTACCCACAGTTCGGATATCCCTACACATCTGCACCTCAG TTTCTGATGACCACCAACCCCCTGACTACATGCTGTGAGTCAAGTGGCAGAACACTGACGGATTCAGGGGCTGCTCCCTCTGCACAAACCCCCGTCTATTGTCCCGTGTATGAGAGCAGACTGTTGGCCACAGCCAGGCATGAGCTTAACTCAGCGGCTGCCCTCGGAATGTACGGGAGCCCGTATGCCACCAGCCAGGGATATGGCAACTATGTCACCTATGGGGCAGACCCTTCTGCTTTTTATTCACTG AGTCCATTTGACACCAAGGATGCAGCGGGATCTGCGCATGCGGGAATCGCCCAGGCAGCTGCCTATTACCCATATGATCCGAGCTTGGGACAGTATCAGTACGACAG GTATGGAGCTGTGGATCCAGGAGCCAGGCGCAAAAATGCGACCCGAGAAACCACCAGCACACTGAAAGCTTGGCTGCAGGAACACAGGAAGAACCCCTACCCGACCAAAGGGGAGAAGATCATGCTGGCCATCATCACAAAGATGACCCTGACCCAGGTCTCCACTTGGTTCGCCAATGCCAGAAGGAGACTCaagaaggagaataaaatgacttGGTCGCCAAGGAATAAGTGCACCGATGACAAAAAACCCTACGATGACGAGGAAGATGAAAGTTCAAGCCGTAAGAGTCCGGAAGATGAACACAATGATG ATACCACATGCAAAGAAGACAAAGAGCTGCAGCTGAGTGACCTCGATGACTTTGATGGAATCGAGACCGAAAGTGACGAGTGTGAGCTGAAAGGCCCGTTTCAACAGATGGACAGCGGTCAGATCAAGGTTTCAGAATGTCCGGCTGACCAGTGCAAGAAGGTCGCTTTAAAGATACCCTTGGCAGCATCGGGAGATCGCTATTCAGAAAAGGTCAAGAACTGTCTCAAGCGAGTGATGACAAACTCCGAGCAAGACCTAATGGCAGGAGGACAGAGGGGATGTGAATCTAAGTTTTGCTTccagcagcaacagcacagtcAGCAGATGCTCGACAGCAAGCCTCGGATCTGGTCCCTAGCTCAGACGGCTACTTCGCTGAGCCAAGCTGAGTATCCGTCTTGCATGTTGAAACGGCATCAGCAGGCaatctcctcctcaccccccttgACCTCTATGCCTACCAGCGTGGTGGACAGGCAAGATTCTCCTGTGACCACTCTAAGGAATTGGGTGGACGGGGTTTTCCACGACCCTCTATTCAGACACAGCACTTTAAACCAGGCACTTACCAACACCACCGTCTCCTGGGCGACCACCAAAGGTGCTATCTTGGATACAGAGGCAATGGGGCGCTCTTTGGGAACTCCTACAAATACCATTAAAGGACAGATCCCAGGCTTACCCCAACAAGAAAGTAGTAAGGACCTCGCAACGTTTCCTAAAACAGGGAACAAAATGTTTTGTTCATAA